The segment GCCACAAAGTATGAAGCCTTCCAAGGAGGTCTGATCAAGGGCAAGGCCTTTGATAACCGGGTAGGCTGTGCGGTGATCGCCGAGGTGCTCCGGCATGATTTCACCCTCCCTGTATACGGCGCGTTTACGGTACAAGAAGAGGTCGGTGGTAGGGGGGCGGGGGTTGTAGCCTATGATGTGGTCCCTGATGTTACCATTGTTCTGGAGGGTACCACTGCCTCCGATGTGGCTGGGATCGATCCCCATTTGCATGCCACCACCGTTGGTCAGGGCCCGGCGATTACCTTTATGGACGGTTCTGTTATTTCCTCCCGTCCTGTTGTTGACAGGTTAATCGAAGTGGCAAAGAAACTGGACATACCTTATCAGATGAGGCGGAGTACTGCTAGTGGTACCGATGCTGGGAAGATTAGGTTGACACGAACGGGGATGTCCGTGGCAGTTGTTTCTGTGCCCTGCCGCTATATCCATTCCCCTGTTTCAATTGCGAGTCTGGAAGACTTTAGTCGGACTGTTGCCCTTGTACGTGGTTTCATTGAAAGTTTGCAGGAAGGTGGTCTTGAACTGTGAAAGAGCTTATAGAAAAGTTAGTGAATGCCTTTGGACCGTCGGGGTATGAAGATGATATTGCGTCTGTTTTGAAGGAATTGATCGCTCCCTATGTAGATGAAGTCCATCACGACAATCTAGGTAACCTAATTGGGATCAAACGGGGCAATGGGGGCAAAAAGATTATGCTTGCTGCCCACATGGATGAGATCGGCGTTATTGTAACCCATATCGATGAGAATGGTTTCCTTCGGTTCTCCAATATTGGTGGGTTAAACCCCTTTGGCCTCATTGCGCGGCGAGTGCGGTTTGCAGACGGGACCGTCGGGGTGATTCATCATGAGAAACTAGATAACATCAGGGATCTTAATCTGAGAAAGATGTA is part of the Limnochordia bacterium genome and harbors:
- a CDS encoding M42 family metallopeptidase, giving the protein MLLKRLTEAIGVSSREDEVRDILREEVGQYASIRTDALGDLIAYKEGTGPKVMLSAHMDEVGLMITGIESNGMLKFRSVGSIDPRVLVAKKVLVGKDKIPGVIGSKPIHLQKPDERTHPIKIEDMCIDIGAKDEAAAKEKVKLGDCAGFATKYEAFQGGLIKGKAFDNRVGCAVIAEVLRHDFTLPVYGAFTVQEEVGGRGAGVVAYDVVPDVTIVLEGTTASDVAGIDPHLHATTVGQGPAITFMDGSVISSRPVVDRLIEVAKKLDIPYQMRRSTASGTDAGKIRLTRTGMSVAVVSVPCRYIHSPVSIASLEDFSRTVALVRGFIESLQEGGLEL